CCCCTGGCCGCCCGGGTCTCCGAGGCGGCGGCGAAGGCGGCGACCGGAGCAGCGGGCGAAGACCACTTCGTCGCCCTCGCCGCCGCCCGCACCGCACTGCTGGGCTCCGTCCACGACGCACTGATGACCCGCGTCACCGAGGCGACCGGTCGCCCCCGCGGCGAGAAGGCCGTCCCGGCGACCGGTGGGGGGCAGGCGGCGAACCTGCTCGCCGCCGCCCGCGCCTGGCTCTGCGATCTCGCACGTGCCGGATGGCAGGGCATCGACCACGAGGTGGTCTCCGGGGCGGCGCAGGTCGTCTCCGCGATGCTTCCGGACCCGTCCCTGCGCCGACCGGCGACGCTCCTCGACGGCTTCGCCGCCGAACTCGCCGCGTCCTGCCCGGGCTCCGCCCTGGAGAGGATCCCGGCGCGCCGCTGGGGCGATCTCTGGTCACGCGGGATGCTGCTGACGCTGCCCGGTGCCGCCGCCGCGCCCGCGCCGGGTACCGCCACCGGTCGCCTGCTGCCCCTGGGAGTCGACCTGCGGGAACACGCGACCGCGGCACAGGCCCAGGTCCACGCGGTGTTCGAACCCGCCGACGGCTCCGCGCCCGGCCTGGTGCGCGCCACCGTGTCGGTGCCGAAGCCCGACACGGTCGTCGGAGCCGGCCTCTGGCAGCTGCTGCGGCCTTGCATGTCGCTCCTGGCAGCTGTCGGCGAGGGCCGCTCGATGGAGCTCACCGACATGCCGGTCACCGCCGAGGGCGACCTGATCTGGAGCGACGAGCACGCCCGCCCGAGCGAGCCCGCCGACGCCTTCACCACCGCCCGCGTCGCCCTGCCCACCGCCACCGACCCGGCGACCGCACCGCTCGACCGGCACCCGACGCGCATCGCCGTCCCCGTGTTCCTGGAGGGCTACGCCGTCCGCACGGACGACGAGACCATGACGTTCACGGTCGCCGGACACCCTCTCGCCGTCGACATCGACCGCGTTCCCACCGCCGGCCCGCTCACCCCCGAGGCCGTCGCGACATCGAACGCCTGCATAGGGCTGCTCCGCTGGGACGCCGGCACGTATCGCGTCCAGCCTTTGGCCGTCGAGACGACCGTGCGGAAGAAGCCCGTCGCGCTTCACGCCGGGGCATGGGCCGGGGGCACGACCGACAAGGTCGGCGTCAAGGCAGAGAAGGCCGCCACCGACGCCGTGGCCGTGCTGCGGGAGCGCGCCGGAAGGTTGTTGCGGAAATGACCGACGCGACGACCTCCCCCCGTGCCGAAGCGGACCCCCAAGTCGCCCACGACTCCCACGACAACCGCCGTCAGGTTCTGTACTGGCGGCTCCTCGCCCGGCTCTTCGACCACGAGGAGCAGGCGACGCTGGAGTCGGCGAGCCTCGCCGTCGTGGAGGACATCGGCCTGCCGTCCGCCCTCCTGGACCCGGGCGCTTCGGTCGACTCGATCGTGCAGCGCCATCCGGACCTGGCCGAGGAGTTCGACGGTCTGATGGTGCCCGAGGCCGACGACGAGGCCCGGGACCGGGCCGCCGAAGTACGGCGCGCGGCACTGTTGTCGAAGGTGCTGCTCAACGTCTTCGCCGCCGGCTCCGGCACGGTCACCGCCGGACAGCTGGCGCGCTGGCAGTCCGACGCGGGCTGGCTGGAGCGCGCACTCGGCTGCAAGCCGGGCGACCTGCGCGGTGGCCGCGCAGGCGCGGGGTCCGGGGCGGGCACCGTGGGACCCGGGGTCAGCCCGACCGGCACCGGCGGCCCGGGCAGGACCCCCGACCTCAGCCGGCTGGTTCCGGCGATCGGCCCGGAACTCGGCGCGATCGAGGCCGATCTCGTCAAGCGTATGCGCCTGCGCGAGGTGCTGGCCGATCCCAAACTCGCGGCGCAGCTGACCCCGAGCATGTCGCTGATCGAGCAGCTGCTGCGGGACAAGAACAACCTCTCGGGCGTGGCACTTGCCAACGCCAAGGCCCTGATCCGCCGATTCGTCGACGAGGTCGCCCAGGTGCTGCGCACCCAGGTGGAGAAGACCAGCGTGGGCGCGCTGGACCGCTCGGTCCCGCCCAAGCGGGTGTTCCGCAACCTCGACCTCGACCGCACGATCTGGAAGAACCTCACCAACTGGAGCCCGGAGGAGGAGCGGCTGTACGTCGACCGCCTCTACTACCGGCACACCGCACGCAAGACGACGCCCCAACGGCTGATCGTCGTCGTGGACCAGTCGGGCTCGATGGTCGACTCGATGGTGAACTGCACCATCCTGGCATCCATATTCGCCGGGCTGCCCAAGGTGGACGTCCACCTGATCGCGTACGACACCCAGGCGCTCGACCTCACCGCATGGGTGCACGACCCCTTCGAGACCCTGCTGCGCACCAACCTCGGGGGCGGCACCGACGGCACGGTCGCCATGGCCCTGGCCCAGCCGAAGATCGCAGAGCCCCGCAACACCGTCGTGGTGTGGATCTCCGACTTCTACGAATGGCGGTCCGAGCCGCTGTTCGACAGCATGGCCGCCATCCACCGCTCGGGAGCCAAGTTCATCCCGGTCGGCTCGGTGACCAGTTCCGGCCGCGGCAGCGTGAACCCATGGTTCCGGGAGCGCTTCAAGGACCTCGGCACGCCGGTGCTCTCCGGCCACATCCGCAAGCTGGTCCACGAGCTCAAGACGTTCCTCGCCTAGGCGTCCCGCCCGCTCAGACACTCCTCGCTCATCTTTTCTCCGTCAAGAAAGGCCCTGTGATGTCCGACCTGTTGCGCGCCCCCGCCGAGATCAAATTCGCCGAGGAACTGGACTGGCTGGAGTCCGTCGACGACAACCCCAAGCCCTTCTCCTGGCGG
This portion of the Streptomyces mirabilis genome encodes:
- a CDS encoding vWA domain-containing protein, coding for MTDATTSPRAEADPQVAHDSHDNRRQVLYWRLLARLFDHEEQATLESASLAVVEDIGLPSALLDPGASVDSIVQRHPDLAEEFDGLMVPEADDEARDRAAEVRRAALLSKVLLNVFAAGSGTVTAGQLARWQSDAGWLERALGCKPGDLRGGRAGAGSGAGTVGPGVSPTGTGGPGRTPDLSRLVPAIGPELGAIEADLVKRMRLREVLADPKLAAQLTPSMSLIEQLLRDKNNLSGVALANAKALIRRFVDEVAQVLRTQVEKTSVGALDRSVPPKRVFRNLDLDRTIWKNLTNWSPEEERLYVDRLYYRHTARKTTPQRLIVVVDQSGSMVDSMVNCTILASIFAGLPKVDVHLIAYDTQALDLTAWVHDPFETLLRTNLGGGTDGTVAMALAQPKIAEPRNTVVVWISDFYEWRSEPLFDSMAAIHRSGAKFIPVGSVTSSGRGSVNPWFRERFKDLGTPVLSGHIRKLVHELKTFLA